One window of the Trifolium pratense cultivar HEN17-A07 linkage group LG2, ARS_RC_1.1, whole genome shotgun sequence genome contains the following:
- the LOC123904263 gene encoding uncharacterized protein LOC123904263 → MVSYNFGTPNWYGLSGKIGITGVGIMRSATQLGVQAFQIWNDWYIAQNFQVTSVTEEHMQQHTWQPPLIGWLKCNVDARFQAQGSITTRGWCIRDETGQFVRARTAWEVGAHSIIEAEALALLDAMQSVILMNVEHIVFESDSEIVVDGVHTRYGGNSEFSMLISSIKSLLTLHSNFEVKFIKRQANSVAHLLAKAANSWPRRCGFYSLPLCIENQLMNDMN, encoded by the coding sequence ATGGTATCATACAATTTTGGCACCCCTAATTGGTATGGACTCTCTGGAAAAATAGGAATAACTGGTGTTGGAATAATGAGGAGTGCAACTCAACTGGGTGTGCAAGCCTTTCAAATTTGGAATGATTGGTATATAGCACAAAATTTCCAGGTAACTAGTGTGACTGAGGAGCACATGCAGCAGCATACTTGGCAACCACCGCTAATTGGATGGCTAAAATGTAATGTAGACGCCAGGTTTCAAGCACAAGGCAGTATCACAACTCGAGGGTGGTGTATAAGAGACGAGACGGGACAGTTTGTACGCGCAAGAACAGCATGGGAAGTTGGTGCTCATTCTATCATTGAAGCTGAAGCTTTGGCCTTGTTAGATGCAATGCAGTCTGTCATACTCATGAATGTGGAGCACATAGTGTTTGAGAGTGATTCGGAAATAGTTGTAGACGGAGTGCACACGAGATATGGTGGAAATTCCGAATTTAGTATGCTTATTTCTAGTATTAAGAGTTTGCTAACTTTACATTCCAACTTTGAGGTAAAGTTTATTAAACGCCAAGCGAATTCGGTTGCTCACTTGTTAGCTAAGGCGGCCAATTCTTGGCCTAGACGTTGTGGGTTTTATTCATTACCTCTTTGTATTGAGAACCAGTTGatgaatgatatgaattaa
- the LOC123907536 gene encoding pentatricopeptide repeat-containing protein At2g37310, with product MRILKTNGGSLDIAAYVSVIRHCTNHRLIRQGKQLHARIFLFSITPNNFLASKLITFYAKSNLTRDARNVFDKIPHKNTFSWNAMLIAYSSKSLFNDTLNLFSLFVSSTDTGVSPDNFTVTCVLKALASSSFSGYKLAKQIHCFILMREFDSDIFVLNALITCYCRCGNVENARKVFDGMTGRDIVTWNSMIGGYSQYGFYEESKRLYLAMLGEEGKGIVPDTVTIGSVMQTCGQSKDLSFGMEVHRFMKDNGIEADVLLRNAVIAMYAKCGSVDYARELFDEMSEKDEVSYGSIISGYMINGFVDKALDVLKQMKNPGLSAWNAVISGMVQNNQFEGVLDLVREMQGFGLNLKPNAVTLPSIFALFSYFSNVRGVKEVHGYAVRRSYNQNIYVATAIVDTYAKLGFINLARHVFDQSQSRSLIIWTAIISAYAAHGDASLALCLYDQMLDKGIQPDPVTLISVLTACAHSGLVHEAWDVFNGMHSKYVIQPAVEHYACMVGVLSRAGKLSEAAKFISEMPIEPSAKVWGALLHGASIYGDVEMGKFACDHLFEIEPEQTGNYIIMANLYSRYGRWEEAGKVRERMEDIGLQKIRGSSWIETSGRLQEFIAKDMSNEMSDEIYALLDGLLGLMREEGYILQEELDFEL from the coding sequence ATGAGGATCCTTAAAACCAACGGCGGAAGCCTCGACATCGCCGCCTATGTCTCCGTCATTCGACACTGCACCAACCACCGCCTCATCCGTCAAGGCAAACAGCTCCATGCTCGCATCTTCCTATTCTCCATCACACCCAACAATTTCCTCGCCTCCAAACTCATCACATTCTACGCTAAATCAAACCTCACACGAGATGCTCGCAACGTGTTCGACAAAATTCCCCACAAAAATACCTTCTCTTGGAACGCAATGCTCATTGCTTACTCCTCCAAGTCCCTCTTCAATGACACGCTTAATCTCTTCTCATTGTTTGTTTCTTCAACTGACACCGGTGTATCTCCCGATAACTTCACAGTAACCTGTGTCTTGAAGGCACTAGCGTCGTCTTCTTTCTCGGGTTATAAATTAGCGAAACAGATTCACTGTTTCATTCTTATGCGCGAATTTGACTCAGACATTTTCGTTCTTAACGCGTTGATCACGTGTTATTGCAGGTGTGGTAATGTTGAAAATGCAAGGAAGGTGTTTGATGGAATGACGGGTAGAGATATTGTGACGTGGAACTCTATGATTGGTGGTTATTCTCAGTATGGATTTTACGAAGAATCCAAGAGATTGTACTTGGCTATGTTAGGTGAGGAAGGGAAAGGGATTGTACCAGATACGGTTACAATTGGTAGCGTAATGCAGACGTGTGGACAGTCTAAGGATCTTTCATTCGGAATGGAAGTTCATCGTTTCATGAAGGATAATGGGATTGAGGCGGATGTGTTGCTTCGTAATGCTGTAATTGCTATGTATGCCAAATGTGGAAGTGTGGATTATGCTCGTGAGTTATTTGATGAAATGAGTGAAAAGGATGAGGTTAGTTATGGATCGATTATTTCTGGGTATATGATTAATGGGTTTGTAGATAAGGCTTTGGATGTtttaaaacaaatgaaaaatccTGGATTGAGTGCTTGGAATGCTGTGATTTCTGGTATGGTTCAGAATAACCAGTTTGAAGGAGTGTTGGATTTGGTCAGAGAAATGCAGGgatttggtttgaatttgaaGCCAAATGCCGTCACACTTCCCAGCATTTTTGCTTTGTTTTCATATTTCTCGAATGTTCGAGGGGTGAAAGAGGTGCATGGTTATGCAGTCAGACGAAGTTATaaccaaaatatatatgtgGCAACTGCCATTGTTGATACTTATGCAAAACTGGGGTTCATTAATTTGGCAAGGCATGTTTTTGATCAATCACAGAGTAGGAGTTTGATAATTTGGACTGCAATTATATCAGCTTATGCTGCTCATGGTGATGCTAGTTTGGCACTTTGTCTCTATGATCAGATGTTAGATAAAGGAATTCAACCTGACCCGGTGACACTAATTTCTGTTTTAACAGCTTGTGCTCATTCCGGGCTGGTACATGAAGCTTGGGATGTCTTCAATGGGATGCATTCGAAATATGTGATTCAACCTGCAGTGGAGCACTATGCCTGCATGGTTGGTGTACTTAGTCGAGCTGGAAAGCTCTCAGAAGCGGCGAAGTTCATTTCTGAGATGCCAATTGAGCCGAGTGCTAAAGTTTGGGGTGCTCTGCTACACGGGGCTTCTATTTATGGTGACGTTGAAATGGGGAAGTTTGCCTGTGATCATTTGTTTGAGATTGAGCCTGAACAAACTGGGAATTACATAATTATGGCCAATTTGTATTCTCGTTATGGGAGATGGGAAGAAGCTGGTAAAGTTAGGGAAAGGATGGAGGACATTGGGTTGCAGAAGATCAGGGGAAGTAGCTGGATTGAAACGAGCGGAAGGTTACAAGAGTTCATTGCGAAGGATATGTCAAATGAAATGTCGGACGAGATTTATGCATTGCTTGATGGGTTACTTGGTTTGATGAGGGAAGAAGGATATATCTTGCAGGAAGAGTTGGATTTTGAACTGTGA
- the LOC123907539 gene encoding uncharacterized protein LOC123907539 isoform X1 — translation MAFKGMGYRLPFNNLEAEIFGRLKVAPSQLHPNALAFIRAYQILCRYLEVEATVSLFFYIFKIQRQKVGDQQGWVSLKHQSSKIFKMFVESARGFKERYYVVKPVTEFALNSLYMDKPVFLEDGSPQLDEEGEQVTEWGLRFPLSWSSGHFVMRTDEYLTAAEDLTPADMVGFEKLKTYVDGFKPCKVMTSLGEVALDKYGKPRIEPRIVNTKLLLSCKIVSAENTLLGRMADLASELMRTATEHKGDKSKKKARKSRPGVSNVLVAEQAASGSISQSSPVLSSAGTPTGRAKRQREEQMTPIVDLSEGDGGFVLPACLSNRSFFDKNPLQVPASEKNYVLSVSSAVRQNQLNEDIAAVIQLAETALVLNEGGATHKVEKLAARNAKLEGHIVKLEGELIDFRGKQKNYGNLLEEARVTREELEKTKKELEEVKTQGAEEKKKLEEVIGDLQSKFAPAADEAVETSRLVSRADLVKEIKRLGGLMLASMVHGWKNAVAQLKVVNSEHGLITEGIHRLKKVENGQIVIPEEYRQMALEEEKEDEEDDDDEDDVEEVVEEEKAPDGNQEGHDESN, via the exons CTTCTATATCTTCAAAATCCAACGACAGAAAGTCGGGGACCAGCAAGGTTGGGTGTCCTTGAAGCACCAGTCGAGCAAGATATTCAAGATGTTTGTGGAGTCTGCCCGGGGCTTCAAGGAGAGATATTACGTGGTGAAGCCGGTGACGGAGTTTGCCTTAAACTCTCTTTATATGGACAAACCGGTATTCCTCGAGGATGGGTCTCCTCAATTGGACGAGGAGGGGGAGCAGGTAACGGAGTGGGGCCTTCGTTTCCCATTGTCGTGGTCGTCGGGGCACTTTGTAATGCGAACCGATGAATATCTGACGGCTGCCGAGGACCTGACCCCGGCGGATATGGTAGGCTTCGAGAAGCTTAAGACCTATGTGGATGGTTTTAAACCTTGTAAGGTTATGACCAGTTTAGGGGAGGTTGCGCTAGATAAGTATGGTAAACCAAGGATCGAACCTCGTATCGTTAATACCAAGCTATTATTGTCGTGCAAGATTGTTTCAGCTGAGAACACTTTGTTGG GTAGAATGGCTGATCTTGCTTCTGAGCTGATGAGGACAGCTACTGAGCACAAGGGAgataaatcaaagaaaaaggCGAGGAAGTCCAGGCCTGGTGTGAGCAACGTTCTGGTTGCCGAGCAAGCTGCTTCAGGGAGTATTAGCCAGTCTTCACCGGTGTTGAGCTCAGCGGGGACCCCGACAGGTCGTGCAAAGAGGCAGCGGGAGGAGCAGATGACGCCTATTGTAGACCTGTCGGAGGGGGACGGTGGTTTCGTCCTCCCCGCATGCCTGAGCAACCGGAgcttttttgataaaaatcCCCTCCAGGTGCCTGCATCAGAGAAGAATTATGTTCTGAGCGTTTCTTCAGCTGTCCGACAGAACCAGCTGAATGAAGATATTGCTGCTGTCATCCAGCTGGCGGAGACGGCCTTGGTTCTGAATGAGGGGGGGGCAACTCATAAGGTGGAGAAGTTGGCTGCCCGGAATGCCAAGCTGGAGGGGCACATTGTGAAGCTGGAGGGTGAGCTCATTGATTTTAGGGGCAAGCAAAAGAATTATGGGAATCTGTTGGAAGAAGCCCGGGTTACTCGAGAGGAGTTGGAGAAAACTAAGAAAGAGCTCGAGGAGGTAAAGACCCAGGGTGCCGAGGAGAAGAAGAAACTGGAGGAGGTGATAGGTGACCTGCAGTCCAAGTTTGCTCCTGCTGCTGATGAGGCCGTTGAAACTTCCAGGCTGGTAAGTCGAGCAGACCTGGTCAAGGAAATCAAGAGGCTCGGGGGCCTGATGTTGGCGAGCATGGTACATGGGTGGAAGAATGCGGTGGCTCAGCTGAAGGTCGTGAATTCCGAGCACGGGTTGATTACCGAGGGGATTCACCGGctgaaaaaagttgaaaatggCCAGATTGTCATTCCAGAGGAGTATAGACAGATGGCTTTggaggaggagaaggaggatgaagaagatgacgatGATGAGGATGACGTGGAGGAAGTGGTCGAGGAGGAGAAGGCTCCTGATGGAAACCAAGAGGGTCATGATGAAAGCAACTGA
- the LOC123907535 gene encoding succinate dehydrogenase subunit 6, mitochondrial-like, with amino-acid sequence MAQDSSSPTSQSFWEGYKEFWCDRFSFMSNYSTFIKRDKPLTSWSNSDVEEFIASDPLHGPVLRTAREAVQYGLTGSALGALFTAGYAWKYSRSLHGAGLSFLAGGVFGWTFGHEIANHTLQLYRVDTLASEAKFLEWWKRKTEGGH; translated from the exons ATGGCACAAGATTCATCATCACCAACATCTCAGTCATTCTGGGAAGGTTACAAAGAGTTTTGGTGTGATAGATTTTCCTTTATGTCCAATTATTCCACTTTCATCAAGCGTGATAAACCCTTAACTTCATGGTCTAACTCTGATGTTGAAGAATTCATCGCTTCTGATCCTCTTCATGGACCTGTG CTGAGAACTGCTAGAGAAGCAGTGCAATATGGCCTCACAGGAAGTGCTTTGGGAGCGTTATTCACTGCAGGTTATGCCTGGAAATATTCAAGGAGTCTACATG GTGCGGGACTGTCTTTTTTAGCTGGAGGTGTATTTGGGTGGACATTTGGGCATGAAATTGCAAATCATACACTTCAACTTTACAGGGTAGACACATTGGCTTCTGAGGCTAAGTTTCTGGAGTGGTGGAAAAGGAAGACTGAAGGAGGGCATTGA
- the LOC123907534 gene encoding uncharacterized protein LOC123907534, with product MAMAMQSGIGISKILFIAGAGYTGTILFKNGKLSDIIGELQLLVKGLENKSGDQVDGDGEVADAIAAQVRRLANEVRHIASNRSITVMNAGSGQSNLSSLVVPAAALGAVGYGYMKWKGLSFSSLMYVTKRNMENAVADLTKKLQHASDVIADAKKHLTQRIQNLDDKMRKQNEMARSIKDGVSEVRNTVDNIHDDLSYMQQSVAILDGRLNTLNKNQDLANRGLDYIIDFIRNNTGPNYLPGTFPRDQPKLKGRSPGMITYPGTPNLMGLKDIAESLSSLDRSASDSIVPGGLDMPEQQRRPLRRTTSTKP from the exons aTGGCCATGGCTATGCAAAGTGGAATCGGGATCTCGAAGATCCTATTCATTGCCGGAGCCG GTTACACCGGTACCATCCTCTTCAAAAACGGTAAATTATCCGATATCATCGGCGAACTCCAG TTACTGGTGAAGGGATTGGAAAACAAGTCTGGGGATCAGGTTGATGGTGACGGGGAAGTTGCTGATGCCATTGCTGCTCAG GTGCGTCGTTTGGCCAATGAAGTTCGTCACATAGCATCAAACAGGTCTATCACAGTAATGAATGCGGGTTCAGGACAAA GTAACTTATCATCTCTTGTGGTTCCAGCAGCTGCCTTAGGTGCTGTGGGTTATGGTTACATGAAGTGGAAG GGCCTTTCATTCTCAAGTCTTATGTACGTGACTAAACGTAATATGGAAAACGCAGTAGCAGATTTGACAAAGAAACTGCAGCATGCCTCAGATGTGATTGCT GATGCCAAGAAGCACTTGACCCAGAGAATTCAAAATTTGGATGACAAAATGCGCAAACAAAATGAGATGGCACGCTCTATTAAGGATGGA GTTTCTGAAGTTCGAAATACTGTTGATAATATACATGATGACTTGAGCTACATGCAACAATCGGTGGCAATATTG GATGGAAGGTTGAATACATTGAATAAGAATCAG GATCTTGCAAACAGGGGATTGGATTATATTATTGACTTCATAAGGAACAATACAGGGCCGAATTATTTACCG GGAACTTTTCCGCGTGACCAACCAAAACTAAAAGGGAGGTCTCCTGGTATGATCACATATCCAGGAACTCCAAATCTGATG GGTCTTAAAGACATTGCAGAATCATTGTCTAGTTTAGACAGATCAGCTTCAGATTCTATTGTGCCGGGTGGTTTGGATATGCCAGAGCAGCAGCGGAGGCCATTGCGGAG GACTACTTCGACAAAGCCTTGA